The Pygocentrus nattereri isolate fPygNat1 chromosome 2, fPygNat1.pri, whole genome shotgun sequence genome has a window encoding:
- the LOC119261625 gene encoding dynein heavy chain, protein MPSNQTLAGTPLPQAWLQGGAPETLIRAGVRYSVFSIQYSVTSIQYSVISIQCSVISIQYSLTSIQYSVISIQCSVISIQYSLIIVQYSVLSVQYSVISIQYSVISVQYSVISIHIQYSVVSIQYSLISVQYSVLSDQYSVFSDQYSVISIQYSVISVHVQYSVFSIQYSVISIRCSVISIQYSVISIQYSVISVQYSVLSDQYSVLIVQYTVFSVLAGPVQAQVQAQIHVQAQAQVQTQIQAQVQSQAQVQIQVQAQIQIPVQVQSQAQVQIQRSVTQYSQMLRDTGMKVLEEQCLLRSDDGRSFLMKRF, encoded by the exons tgttcGGTATTCGGTATTCagcattcagtattcagtgaccagtattcagtattcagtgatcagtattcagtgctcagtgatcagtattcagtattcactgaccagtattcagtattcagtgatcagtattcagtgctcagtaatcagtattcagtattcactgATCAttgttcagtattcagtgctcagtgttcagtattcagtgatcagtattcaatattcagtgatcagtgttcagtattcagtgatcagtattca TATACAGTATTCAGTggtcagtattcagtattcactgatcagtgttcagtattcagtattgagtgatcagtattcagtattcagtgatcagtattcagtgatcagtattcagtattcagtgatcagtgttca tgttcagtattcagtgttcagtattcagtattcagtgatcagtattcggtgctcagtgatcagtattcagtattcagtgatcagtattcagtattcagtgatcagtgttcagtattcagtattgagtgatcagtattcagtgcTCATTGTTCAGTATACAGTATTCAGTg ttctGGCAGGTCCAGTTCAGGCTCAGGTTCAGGCTCAGATTCATGTTCAGGCTCAG GCTCAGGTTCAGACTCAGATTCAGGCTCAGGTTCAGAGTCAGGCTCAGGTTCAGATTCAGGTTCAGGCTCAGATTCAGATTCCGGTTCAGGTTCAGAGTCAGGCTCAGGTTCAGATTCAG AGGTCAGTCACACAGTACAGTCAAATGCTCAGAGACACGGGGATGAAGGTCTTAGAGGAGCAGTGTCTTCTGCGCAGTGATGATGGCCGGTCATTCCTAATGAAGCGGTTCTGA